The following proteins are co-located in the Spirosoma montaniterrae genome:
- a CDS encoding tetratricopeptide repeat protein, with translation MLLLLTCLAWGQEGGATLAEEYYKAGEFEKAANEYSRLLKGDVTWTRLSRYVGSLQRTNKTDDALKYLRKQQRSDETNKPYYELLIGQIAAQQGDTVTANTQYTAAVQHSKSNTTRLEKIATAFSESGEARWAIRALETAREVSREQTAYSEDLMALYRATGQTQKAIDETILTSKQPDKKEKVIATLQSFINTKEEPLVESALYAKIQQEPGELAYNELLVWFFVQKQKFSRALLQEKATDKRMKLNGGRVYDLGMLAMNNKEYKAAADAFEYIATTYPQGQLYPFARRLVINAREEQVKNTYPVDKYEIRKLIADYQRMLQEIGTNVKTLEALRSTANLYGNYLDSRDTALSVLDLAIDLGKNDRNFVDKCKIDKGDIYLLKGEPWESTLLYSQVEKSQKEELLGYEAKLKNAKLHYYKGDFAVAKDVLDVLKLATSREIANDAEQLSLLIVDNTGEDSTESAMRAYAAIDLLLFQNKTDEAVDKLNDMWIKHGESSLADEILWLRANTYLKQGKSKEALDDLKAIMAKYPNDILGDDALFTQGKVLEERLKDKPAAMAIYQQLLTQYPGSIYVAEARKRFRSLRGDTVN, from the coding sequence ATGCTTTTGTTGCTGACCTGTCTGGCGTGGGGTCAGGAGGGCGGGGCTACATTGGCCGAAGAATATTACAAAGCTGGCGAGTTCGAAAAAGCAGCTAATGAGTACAGCCGCTTGTTGAAAGGCGATGTGACCTGGACGCGCTTGTCTCGCTATGTGGGAAGCTTGCAGCGAACAAACAAAACGGACGATGCGCTGAAGTATTTGCGAAAGCAACAACGAAGCGATGAGACGAATAAACCTTATTATGAATTGCTCATCGGGCAAATTGCCGCACAGCAGGGCGACACAGTAACGGCCAACACGCAGTACACAGCGGCTGTGCAGCATAGTAAATCAAATACAACCCGGTTAGAAAAGATTGCTACAGCGTTCTCCGAGTCAGGAGAAGCCCGCTGGGCGATTCGAGCCTTGGAAACGGCCCGTGAGGTCAGCAGAGAACAAACGGCCTACAGCGAGGATTTAATGGCCCTGTACAGGGCAACGGGTCAAACCCAAAAAGCTATCGATGAAACCATCCTGACGAGCAAACAGCCAGATAAAAAGGAAAAAGTCATAGCTACGTTGCAGAGTTTCATTAATACAAAAGAAGAACCCTTAGTAGAGTCAGCGTTGTACGCAAAAATTCAACAGGAGCCGGGCGAACTGGCTTACAACGAATTGCTGGTGTGGTTCTTTGTTCAAAAACAGAAATTTAGCCGGGCTTTGTTACAGGAGAAAGCAACCGATAAACGCATGAAGCTAAATGGGGGCAGGGTGTATGACCTCGGTATGCTGGCAATGAACAACAAAGAGTACAAAGCGGCTGCCGACGCCTTCGAGTATATTGCTACAACGTACCCACAGGGACAGTTATACCCATTTGCCCGCCGGTTAGTGATTAACGCCCGTGAAGAGCAGGTTAAGAATACATACCCGGTAGATAAATATGAAATCAGAAAACTCATCGCCGATTATCAGCGGATGTTGCAGGAAATTGGTACAAACGTAAAAACGCTGGAAGCACTGCGAAGCACGGCTAATTTGTATGGAAATTATTTAGACAGTCGCGATACGGCTTTGTCTGTGCTTGATTTAGCCATTGATCTGGGGAAAAATGATCGAAATTTTGTGGATAAGTGCAAAATTGACAAAGGCGATATCTACCTGTTGAAGGGCGAACCCTGGGAATCGACCTTGTTATACTCGCAGGTTGAAAAGTCGCAGAAAGAAGAACTACTTGGGTATGAGGCTAAGCTTAAAAATGCCAAATTACACTACTACAAGGGCGATTTTGCGGTGGCGAAAGACGTACTCGATGTATTAAAACTGGCTACCTCGCGCGAAATCGCCAATGATGCTGAGCAGCTAAGTCTGTTAATTGTGGATAACACAGGCGAAGACAGCACCGAATCTGCCATGCGGGCATACGCTGCAATTGACCTGTTACTTTTTCAAAATAAAACAGATGAGGCTGTGGATAAACTCAACGACATGTGGATAAAACATGGCGAAAGTAGTTTAGCCGACGAAATTCTGTGGCTTAGAGCAAATACGTATCTGAAACAGGGTAAAAGCAAAGAAGCCCTTGATGACCTGAAAGCAATAATGGCCAAGTATCCTAACGATATATTGGGCGACGATGCGCTCTTTACTCAAGGAAAAGTTCTCGAGGAGCGACTCAAAGATAAACCGGCTGCTATGGCTATTTATCAACAGCTATTGACCCAGTATCCCGGCAGTATTTATGTGGCTGAAGCCCGAAAACGATTCCGGTCTCTACGGGGCGATACAGTGAATTAA
- a CDS encoding D-glycero-alpha-D-manno-heptose-1,7-bisphosphate 7-phosphatase: MNKCVFLDRDGVLNEDRTDYVYRVEDFIIPDGVPEALHLLKNAGYLLIVITNQAGIAKGLYTRDDVMACYHYLQQQCGNVIDDIYYSPHHPAFDSHSLTRKPDSLLLEKAIAKYNISTSDSWMIGDALRDMQAGRRVGVRTVRIAHDAQPSPDYDGCASNLLEASRFVLEQA, from the coding sequence ATGAACAAATGTGTTTTTTTAGACCGCGACGGCGTTCTAAACGAAGACCGGACCGACTACGTCTATCGGGTTGAAGATTTTATTATTCCCGACGGTGTACCCGAGGCACTGCATTTGCTGAAAAATGCCGGTTATTTGCTCATTGTTATTACTAATCAGGCAGGCATCGCTAAAGGGCTTTACACGCGCGACGACGTTATGGCGTGTTATCATTATTTGCAGCAACAGTGCGGTAATGTTATCGATGACATTTATTATAGTCCGCATCATCCGGCGTTCGACAGTCATTCGCTAACGCGTAAACCCGACTCGTTGCTGCTCGAAAAAGCAATTGCCAAATACAACATCTCCACCAGCGATTCCTGGATGATTGGCGATGCCCTGCGCGATATGCAGGCTGGTCGGCGGGTGGGCGTCCGCACGGTGCGGATTGCCCACGATGCGCAGCCTTCACCCGACTATGATGGGTGTGCGTCTAACTTGCTCGAAGCATCGCGATTTGTGTTGGAGCAGGCATAA
- a CDS encoding TIGR00730 family Rossman fold protein, whose translation MQSLVVYCGSSSGTNPIYRETAIELGEKMATRAIRLIYGGGGFGLMGNVADAVLQNDGEVTGVIPNFLADLEVAHQTLTELHFVETMHERKFKMVQLARGVVALPGGYGTLDELFEILTWRQLKLYEGPVVLININGYYDLLLQQLDKCITDGFLKAENRQLLTVVDNVDECLERIAAYWAN comes from the coding sequence ATGCAGAGTCTTGTTGTTTATTGTGGCTCCAGTTCTGGAACAAATCCCATTTACCGTGAAACGGCTATTGAACTTGGCGAAAAAATGGCCACTCGCGCCATCCGGCTCATATATGGCGGTGGTGGCTTTGGGCTAATGGGCAACGTAGCCGACGCTGTTTTACAGAACGACGGAGAAGTAACGGGCGTAATTCCAAATTTCTTAGCTGATCTTGAAGTAGCGCACCAAACACTTACAGAACTGCATTTCGTAGAAACAATGCATGAGCGCAAGTTCAAAATGGTTCAATTGGCCCGTGGCGTAGTGGCTCTACCGGGTGGTTACGGCACCCTTGACGAACTGTTTGAAATCCTTACATGGCGTCAATTAAAACTGTATGAAGGTCCGGTAGTGCTAATAAACATTAATGGCTATTACGATCTTTTGCTACAACAACTTGACAAATGCATTACTGACGGTTTTCTAAAAGCCGAGAATCGCCAATTGCTGACAGTGGTAGATAACGTAGATGAGTGTTTGGAAAGAATAGCAGCGTATTGGGCGAACTGA
- a CDS encoding UDP-N-acetylmuramate--L-alanine ligase produces MPQAIHFISIGGSAMHNLALSLHHQGYQITGSDDEIYEPSRSRLAQHGLLPAEMGWFPEKISHHLSAVIVGMHARSDNPELARAQELDLPIFSYPEFIYQQSKQKQRVVIAGSHGKTTITSMILHVLKYHNRKFDYLVGAQLDGFETMAQLTPDAPIIIIEGDEYASSPIDPRPKFLHYHPHIALISGIAWDHVNIYPTWDQYVDQFELLAEAMPKAGILVFDETDDMLDVIGQKEREDIVKLPYEAHPSDIVDGQTLLITKKGEKIPVLVFGEHNMKNIAGAMTVLDRIGITDDQFYAAIPTFKGAARRLEKIAERGNRILFRDFAHAPSKVEATTEAVKRQYPDRKLLAVVELHTYSSLNKNFLSQYKNCLDAAEEAVVYFNAHTLAVKQLEPITAEDILTAFDRANLRVFTDSDALADYLSQQRDAADVFLLMSSGTFGNLSNDKLIKQLL; encoded by the coding sequence ATGCCTCAGGCTATTCATTTTATTTCTATCGGCGGCAGTGCTATGCACAACCTCGCCCTTTCGCTTCATCATCAGGGTTATCAGATTACAGGCTCCGATGACGAAATATACGAACCGTCGCGGTCGAGACTGGCTCAACACGGCCTGTTACCGGCAGAAATGGGTTGGTTTCCTGAGAAAATTTCTCATCACCTGAGTGCCGTTATCGTTGGGATGCATGCTCGGTCAGATAATCCTGAACTGGCAAGAGCACAGGAACTCGATTTACCAATCTTTTCGTATCCCGAATTCATTTACCAGCAGAGTAAACAGAAGCAACGAGTGGTAATTGCTGGCAGTCACGGCAAAACAACCATCACATCGATGATTCTGCATGTACTTAAGTACCATAATCGCAAGTTCGATTATTTGGTGGGAGCGCAGCTTGACGGCTTTGAAACGATGGCTCAATTAACGCCCGACGCGCCCATCATTATCATCGAGGGTGATGAATATGCATCGTCGCCCATTGACCCGCGCCCGAAGTTTCTGCACTATCATCCGCACATTGCGCTTATTAGCGGCATTGCCTGGGACCATGTGAACATTTATCCGACCTGGGATCAGTATGTCGATCAATTTGAATTGTTAGCCGAAGCCATGCCTAAAGCTGGCATTCTGGTTTTTGATGAAACTGACGATATGCTCGATGTGATTGGGCAAAAGGAGCGGGAAGACATTGTGAAACTACCTTACGAAGCTCACCCAAGCGACATCGTCGATGGTCAAACGCTGCTGATTACGAAGAAAGGCGAGAAAATACCTGTACTGGTTTTTGGCGAACACAACATGAAAAACATCGCTGGTGCAATGACCGTGCTCGACCGTATTGGCATCACCGACGATCAGTTTTATGCAGCCATTCCAACATTTAAAGGTGCTGCCCGACGTCTGGAGAAAATAGCTGAACGCGGAAATCGGATACTTTTTCGTGACTTTGCCCATGCACCATCAAAAGTAGAAGCAACAACGGAAGCCGTTAAAAGACAGTATCCTGACCGAAAATTGCTGGCTGTAGTTGAGTTACACACATACAGTAGCCTGAACAAAAACTTTTTAAGTCAGTATAAAAATTGCCTGGATGCTGCTGAAGAAGCGGTGGTCTACTTCAACGCTCACACATTAGCCGTTAAACAACTGGAACCAATAACTGCCGAAGATATTCTGACCGCTTTTGATCGAGCCAATCTTCGGGTGTTTACGGACAGTGATGCATTGGCAGATTACCTCAGTCAGCAACGCGATGCTGCCGACGTGTTTTTGTTGATGAGTTCGGGCACATTCGGCAATTTGAGTAACGACAAGCTGATTAAACAACTCCTTTGA
- the thrC gene encoding threonine synthase, with product MRFYSTNSPQSTVSIEQALFHSMPTDKGLYMPTPLPRLGAKFFNDIAGLSLADIGFALSQALFGDEIAKQDLEELTAQAFPFDTPVVELEPGRVGILELFHGPSLAFKDVGARYMAALMAHFSARNDKEINILVATSGDTGGAVAMGFHNVPGVRVSILYPSGRVSDLQEKQLTTLGGNVRAFEVDGSFDECQAIVKQAFVDVELNQALALSSANSINIFRLIPQGFYYVRAYGQVRHHGKPVVFSTPSGNFGNLSAGVMVQQMGLPISHFVAATNLNHVVPSYLASGNYEPGDSVATISNAMDVGSPSNFVRLLHLYGDDYSTVSQHVTGYFYTDDETRAGMVQIRDQHGYVACPHTAIGIMGINQYLADNQQDAVGIALATAHPAKFKPLVEDVLKQPVEVPDRLAVLADQPKKSTRIPAEYMAFRESFLQTV from the coding sequence ATGCGCTTCTACAGTACCAATAGCCCACAATCGACAGTATCTATCGAACAGGCTCTGTTTCATAGTATGCCGACTGACAAAGGGCTGTATATGCCCACTCCCTTGCCTCGTTTAGGTGCCAAGTTCTTTAATGACATTGCTGGTTTATCGTTAGCCGATATTGGATTTGCTCTCAGCCAGGCCCTGTTTGGTGATGAGATTGCCAAACAGGATCTGGAAGAGTTAACAGCACAGGCTTTTCCGTTCGATACGCCGGTTGTTGAACTGGAACCGGGTCGGGTTGGCATATTAGAATTGTTTCATGGTCCATCACTGGCGTTTAAAGACGTTGGTGCACGATACATGGCGGCTTTGATGGCACATTTTTCAGCGCGCAACGACAAGGAAATCAACATTTTAGTGGCTACGTCGGGCGATACGGGCGGGGCTGTAGCAATGGGGTTTCATAATGTACCGGGCGTTCGGGTATCTATTCTGTATCCGAGCGGGCGGGTCAGCGATTTGCAGGAAAAGCAGCTTACTACGCTGGGCGGCAACGTGCGGGCATTTGAAGTAGATGGCTCATTTGACGAGTGCCAGGCTATTGTGAAACAGGCGTTTGTCGATGTCGAGTTGAATCAGGCATTGGCGTTGTCGTCAGCAAATTCGATTAATATTTTCCGACTCATTCCACAAGGATTTTATTATGTGCGGGCCTACGGTCAGGTTCGACATCATGGCAAGCCAGTTGTCTTTTCGACACCGAGTGGCAATTTTGGCAACCTTAGTGCAGGGGTGATGGTCCAGCAGATGGGCCTGCCCATCAGCCATTTTGTAGCTGCAACAAACTTAAACCATGTGGTTCCTTCCTACTTAGCTTCAGGAAACTACGAGCCGGGCGATTCTGTCGCTACCATATCGAATGCGATGGACGTTGGTAGCCCCAGCAATTTTGTGCGACTGCTCCATCTATACGGCGATGATTATTCTACTGTAAGCCAGCACGTAACCGGTTATTTCTACACAGATGATGAAACCCGTGCGGGTATGGTTCAGATTCGCGACCAGCATGGCTACGTAGCCTGTCCGCATACAGCTATTGGGATTATGGGCATAAATCAATATTTAGCTGATAATCAACAGGATGCAGTCGGTATTGCATTGGCTACGGCGCACCCGGCGAAGTTTAAGCCATTAGTTGAAGACGTATTGAAGCAACCTGTAGAAGTACCCGACCGATTAGCCGTATTAGCCGACCAACCTAAAAAAAGCACTCGTATTCCGGCAGAATACATGGCCTTTAGAGAGTCATTTCTGCAAACCGTGTAG
- a CDS encoding class I SAM-dependent methyltransferase, whose protein sequence is MPASRIFNVTNTLETVLACPLCNTTRFSPFLVCRDYLVSQQDFAIQQCDNCGLRLTNPRPDLSEIGNYYKSYAYVSHNDQGGGLINSIYRTVRSYTLKSKLSLLNKLNAGVGSLLDVGCGTGAFLETCQNGGWKIAGMEPDADAREVAEKKLNLSIAPSLDSISSELKQFDSITLWHVLEHIPNLGETLEQLRQLLTEQGTLIIAVPNSDSYDATHYGRYWAAYDVPRHLYHFTPATMKQLVEKHGMRIQKQIPMNFDAFYIALLSTKYRKGNTDYINSGWTGLVSNLKASTSGHSSSITYIIKKM, encoded by the coding sequence ATGCCTGCCAGCCGCATTTTTAACGTGACAAATACTTTGGAAACTGTACTTGCCTGCCCCCTTTGCAATACCACCAGGTTTAGCCCTTTTCTTGTTTGCCGTGATTACTTGGTCAGCCAACAAGACTTCGCCATACAACAGTGCGATAATTGCGGATTAAGATTAACCAATCCGCGCCCGGATTTGTCTGAAATAGGTAACTATTATAAATCCTATGCATACGTTTCTCACAATGACCAGGGTGGAGGATTAATTAATTCAATTTACCGGACAGTGCGTTCGTACACCCTAAAATCAAAATTATCGCTTCTGAACAAGTTGAATGCAGGGGTTGGTAGTTTGTTGGATGTTGGCTGCGGCACAGGTGCCTTTTTAGAGACCTGCCAGAACGGGGGTTGGAAAATTGCCGGTATGGAACCGGATGCTGACGCTCGTGAGGTTGCTGAGAAAAAGCTGAATCTGTCTATTGCGCCCTCGCTCGATTCAATTAGTAGCGAGCTGAAACAGTTTGATAGTATTACGCTTTGGCATGTACTGGAACACATTCCAAATTTGGGGGAGACCTTAGAGCAATTACGGCAGTTATTAACTGAACAGGGAACGCTCATCATTGCCGTACCAAATTCAGACTCATACGATGCAACCCACTATGGTCGGTATTGGGCAGCCTACGATGTACCCCGGCACCTCTACCATTTTACGCCAGCTACGATGAAACAGTTGGTTGAAAAACACGGAATGCGAATACAAAAACAAATACCTATGAATTTCGATGCATTCTACATAGCTCTGCTTAGTACAAAATATCGCAAGGGCAATACAGATTATATAAACAGTGGGTGGACAGGTTTAGTATCTAATCTGAAAGCGTCAACAAGCGGTCATTCTTCCAGCATAACGTATATCATCAAAAAAATGTAG
- the pruA gene encoding L-glutamate gamma-semialdehyde dehydrogenase, with product MSFGQFNVPVPANEPVKEYRPGSPEREAVKQAIADFRSQKTDIPMYIGGQEVRTSRKLRVAPPHDHQHTLGYFYEGDAKHVHQAIEAALTAKTDWANLPWEQRAAIFLRAAELIAGPYRARINAATMLGQSKNVYQAEIDSACELIDFLRFNVFYAEEIYRQQPNSSPGVWNRLDYRPLEGFVFALTPFNFTAIAGNLPTSAALMGNTVVWKPAYTQVLSAKVIMEVLQEAGLPAGVINLIYVDGPIAGEVVFNHPDFAGIHFTGSTSVFQQIWKTIGENIHKYKSYPRIVGETGGKDFVLVHESADVDEVATGLVRGAFEYQGQKCSAASRAYIPSNLWPAIEARVGQFLSELKMGSTEDFTNFINAVIDERSFKKITAYIEEAKKNSEVTVISGGSYDSSKGYFVEPTILKVNNPQYRTMCEEIFGPVLSVYVYEPEEFAEVVKVVDTTSPYALTGCIFAKDRYVIDFVTRALQNAAGNFYINDKPTGAVVGQQPFGGARASGTNDKAGAALNLLRWVSARTIKETFLTPRHFAYPFLQAD from the coding sequence ATGTCGTTTGGACAATTCAATGTGCCTGTTCCGGCCAACGAGCCAGTCAAAGAGTATCGTCCTGGTTCGCCCGAACGGGAAGCTGTAAAGCAAGCTATCGCTGATTTCCGGTCGCAGAAGACCGACATCCCTATGTATATTGGTGGGCAGGAGGTTCGCACCAGCCGCAAACTTCGGGTTGCTCCCCCGCACGATCACCAGCATACGCTCGGCTATTTCTACGAAGGCGATGCTAAGCACGTTCACCAGGCTATCGAAGCGGCCCTCACCGCCAAAACAGATTGGGCGAATTTACCCTGGGAACAACGAGCCGCTATATTTCTGCGAGCCGCTGAACTTATTGCCGGCCCATATCGAGCACGAATCAACGCGGCTACAATGCTCGGACAATCGAAGAATGTGTATCAGGCAGAGATTGATTCTGCTTGTGAACTGATCGATTTCTTACGATTCAACGTGTTTTATGCCGAAGAAATCTACCGACAGCAACCTAACTCATCTCCTGGCGTTTGGAACCGGCTTGACTATCGCCCACTTGAAGGGTTCGTTTTCGCACTAACACCATTCAATTTCACGGCTATTGCGGGCAATTTGCCAACGTCAGCAGCACTCATGGGCAACACAGTCGTCTGGAAACCGGCTTATACGCAGGTTTTGTCGGCGAAAGTAATTATGGAAGTCCTACAGGAAGCGGGGTTGCCAGCAGGAGTAATCAACTTAATCTATGTAGATGGCCCGATAGCCGGAGAAGTTGTTTTCAATCATCCCGATTTTGCTGGCATACATTTCACGGGCAGCACGAGCGTTTTCCAGCAAATCTGGAAAACAATTGGCGAAAACATTCATAAATACAAATCATACCCGCGAATCGTTGGTGAAACAGGCGGCAAAGACTTCGTTCTGGTTCATGAGTCGGCAGACGTTGATGAAGTAGCCACCGGCCTTGTGCGAGGTGCCTTTGAGTATCAGGGTCAAAAGTGCTCGGCTGCATCACGGGCCTACATACCCAGCAATTTATGGCCTGCCATTGAAGCGCGTGTCGGGCAGTTCCTAAGCGAATTAAAAATGGGTAGTACGGAAGATTTCACAAACTTCATCAATGCCGTTATCGACGAACGGTCATTTAAAAAGATTACAGCCTACATTGAGGAAGCGAAGAAAAATTCGGAAGTAACGGTGATTTCGGGAGGGAGCTACGATAGCTCAAAAGGTTACTTTGTCGAACCTACCATTCTAAAAGTCAACAATCCGCAGTACCGCACGATGTGTGAAGAAATATTTGGCCCTGTGCTGTCTGTTTACGTCTACGAACCTGAAGAATTTGCAGAAGTTGTAAAGGTAGTAGACACCACATCGCCCTATGCCTTGACCGGATGTATTTTTGCAAAGGACCGTTATGTAATCGATTTTGTGACGAGGGCACTACAAAACGCAGCCGGAAATTTTTATATCAACGATAAACCCACCGGTGCAGTGGTCGGTCAACAGCCCTTTGGCGGTGCCCGTGCATCGGGTACAAATGATAAAGCTGGAGCTGCATTAAATTTATTACGTTGGGTATCGGCCCGAACAATTAAGGAGACATTCCTGACACCCAGACACTTTGCGTATCCCTTTTTGCAGGCCGACTAA
- a CDS encoding arginine decarboxylase — protein sequence MKTYYDLIDQTFEFPTREFNVENNQLLFNNVPLMDIVREYGTPLKLTYLPKITEHIEHAKLLFKNAMKRYNYKGSYTYCYCTKSSHFRFVLEEALKNNIHLETSSAYDIPIIRELYKMGKVNKQTYIISNGYKRPLYTQYITELLNEGFNVIPVLDNLKEIEAYEDTVTAETVNLGIRIATDEEPNFAFYTSRLGIRYSDVNELYRNKIATNERFKLKMLHFFINTGIKDSAYYWSELSRFMYKYCELRKICPDLDSIDIGGGMPIQTSFQFTYDYQAMIDQIVESIQWICNKNNVPVPNIFTEFGSFTVGESGAVIYKVIDQKLQNDKELWYMIDGSFITQLPDSWGLGQKYIMLSVNNWDNPYQKVNLGGLTCDSHDFYNTETHSADLYLPIFDQEQEEQYIGLFHTGAYQESLGGYGGIQHCLIPAPQHVIVDKDEQGNLRSRLFAPEQNSEVMLKILGYGDAEPGPTELDATEAAEEREEAAELAKEEA from the coding sequence ATGAAAACTTACTATGACCTGATTGACCAGACATTTGAGTTCCCCACGCGGGAGTTTAATGTGGAGAACAACCAACTGTTGTTCAACAATGTGCCCTTGATGGACATTGTTCGGGAGTATGGTACACCATTGAAACTGACGTATTTACCCAAAATCACGGAGCATATTGAACACGCCAAGTTGCTGTTCAAGAACGCTATGAAGCGGTACAATTACAAAGGTTCCTATACGTACTGCTACTGCACCAAGTCATCCCACTTTCGGTTTGTGCTTGAAGAGGCACTCAAGAACAACATTCACCTCGAAACCTCGTCGGCCTACGATATTCCCATTATCCGGGAGTTGTATAAAATGGGGAAGGTAAACAAGCAAACGTACATTATCAGTAATGGCTATAAACGCCCACTGTACACACAGTATATTACTGAATTGCTGAACGAAGGGTTTAATGTAATTCCAGTTCTTGATAACCTGAAGGAGATTGAAGCCTACGAAGATACAGTAACCGCAGAAACCGTTAATTTAGGTATCCGAATTGCTACTGACGAGGAACCCAATTTTGCGTTTTATACGTCTCGGCTCGGTATTCGTTACTCAGATGTGAATGAACTGTATCGCAACAAAATCGCGACGAATGAGCGGTTTAAGTTGAAAATGCTACACTTCTTCATCAACACGGGCATCAAAGACAGCGCGTATTACTGGAGCGAATTGAGCCGGTTCATGTATAAGTATTGCGAATTGCGCAAAATCTGCCCTGATCTCGATTCGATTGATATTGGCGGAGGTATGCCGATTCAAACGTCGTTTCAGTTTACGTATGATTATCAGGCCATGATTGATCAGATCGTGGAGAGCATTCAGTGGATATGCAATAAAAACAACGTGCCGGTGCCGAATATCTTCACTGAGTTCGGCTCGTTCACGGTGGGCGAGAGCGGGGCCGTTATTTACAAAGTAATCGACCAGAAGTTGCAGAATGACAAGGAGTTGTGGTATATGATCGACGGGTCGTTCATTACGCAACTGCCCGATTCGTGGGGTCTGGGTCAGAAATATATCATGCTATCGGTAAACAACTGGGACAATCCTTACCAGAAAGTGAACCTCGGTGGCCTAACCTGCGACTCGCACGATTTTTATAATACCGAAACGCACAGTGCCGATCTGTATTTGCCTATCTTCGATCAGGAGCAGGAAGAGCAGTATATTGGCCTGTTTCACACGGGTGCTTATCAGGAATCGCTGGGTGGATACGGGGGTATTCAGCACTGCCTGATTCCTGCTCCGCAACATGTTATTGTCGATAAAGACGAACAGGGAAATTTGCGCTCGCGTCTGTTTGCGCCTGAGCAGAATAGCGAGGTTATGCTGAAAATTCTGGGATACGGTGATGCCGAACCTGGCCCAACTGAATTAGATGCAACGGAAGCTGCCGAAGAGCGTGAAGAAGCCGCAGAATTAGCGAAGGAAGAAGCCTGA